A section of the Rummeliibacillus pycnus genome encodes:
- a CDS encoding stalk domain-containing protein — MKHQISSFLVASTVLASTALTPISLNEVSAKTVQQQKVEKGSILVDGKTRAITFSKSNKQKLYSAEQFSKLITAKYKYNSKTKTYEVSKMVNKKQVKVTFKVNVKTAVINGKKTKINIAPKLIGKKLYIEVGTFVKAFGVDFDGNFLSTTGLVSGDTFEPQWVNNSTILVSNEDVQDSRTLLLNTTTKKVVHTVKSTGLVASPNGKQAIYSDENGFVYLVDLMSKKTKKLNGEDDSIKTEFVWSHDGKKVYFIQGDKSEKLGLINIQDGSITTIFSDSLNYKADLHLSVDGNKLLYTVGKEGSTSFTDGNNPEVDHIDLTGTEPQIYTLNLTESTPTAVAVTTTTDNKVFPNFLANGNIVYLSADTEDEKQLPKLKMIDKNNKTTTLSSSKGIIYSCVSPKGDLMILVAESNGSSVIYKVNTVTKKLTKVVSTKLKLTSFSVSNNQLIAGTVSGKNGEKVVVLKKGSFEFLTK; from the coding sequence ATGAAACATCAAATTTCAAGTTTTTTAGTTGCATCAACAGTTCTAGCTTCAACAGCTCTTACGCCAATTTCCTTAAATGAGGTAAGTGCAAAAACTGTTCAGCAGCAAAAGGTAGAAAAAGGATCAATTCTTGTGGATGGTAAAACAAGAGCGATTACTTTTTCAAAATCAAACAAGCAAAAACTGTATTCAGCTGAACAATTCTCAAAATTAATAACAGCTAAGTATAAATACAATAGCAAAACAAAGACTTATGAAGTATCAAAAATGGTCAATAAGAAACAAGTAAAAGTTACTTTTAAAGTCAATGTTAAAACAGCTGTTATTAATGGTAAGAAAACAAAAATCAACATAGCACCTAAATTGATTGGAAAAAAATTATATATTGAGGTTGGTACATTCGTTAAAGCTTTTGGTGTAGATTTTGATGGAAACTTTTTATCAACTACTGGTTTAGTTAGTGGAGATACATTCGAGCCGCAATGGGTAAATAATTCGACCATTCTTGTTTCGAATGAGGATGTTCAAGATAGTAGAACACTATTACTCAATACTACTACTAAAAAAGTAGTACATACAGTTAAAAGTACAGGATTAGTAGCTTCTCCAAATGGTAAACAAGCTATTTATTCAGATGAAAATGGCTTTGTTTATCTAGTGGATTTAATGTCTAAAAAGACAAAGAAACTGAATGGAGAAGATGATTCGATTAAAACTGAATTTGTATGGTCGCATGATGGCAAAAAAGTGTATTTCATTCAAGGTGATAAAAGTGAAAAGTTAGGTTTAATCAATATTCAAGATGGATCAATAACCACAATTTTTTCAGATAGTTTAAATTATAAAGCAGATTTACATCTGTCAGTTGATGGCAATAAACTACTTTATACAGTAGGTAAAGAAGGTAGTACTTCATTTACTGATGGCAATAATCCAGAAGTAGATCATATTGATCTAACTGGTACAGAACCGCAAATCTACACCTTAAACCTAACTGAATCTACACCAACAGCAGTTGCAGTCACAACTACAACTGACAATAAAGTTTTCCCTAACTTTTTAGCTAATGGAAATATTGTGTACTTAAGTGCAGATACAGAAGATGAGAAACAACTTCCAAAGCTAAAGATGATTGATAAAAACAATAAAACAACTACACTAAGTTCTTCTAAAGGTATTATTTATTCTTGTGTATCACCCAAAGGGGACTTAATGATTTTAGTTGCCGAAAGCAATGGTTCTTCTGTCATTTATAAAGTCAATACGGTTACAAAAAAATTAACGAAGGTAGTTTCGACAAAATTAAAGCTCACTTCATTTAGTGTCTCAAATAATCAGTTAATTGCAGGTACCGTTTCAGGTAAAAATGGTGAAAAAGTGGTTGTATTGAAAAAAGGTTCTTTTGAATTCCTAACAAAATAA
- a CDS encoding phosphate ABC transporter substrate-binding protein has product MKMFKRITIAALSTVAAVGFTFGSISSTKAASSNKIVVAGSTALLPVTQQAAKEFKRSNPKVSISVSGSSSVAGPQSVLRGSATIGAVDWDATKSVPGFSAFKGLKAHKIAVIPFATIVNKSNPVKNLTSSQLQGIFSGKITNWKQVGGKNATIVVVNRKFGSGTRVNYQMKALNGKSFMTKGNYKEVGKSGEMVTSVSTNPNAIGYVDLAYVKGNIKAVNFNGVAATTSNVINGKYKVWSYGYLVTKGNPTGANAKYIKYVQSSKFQNGSLKKLKFIPVSKMK; this is encoded by the coding sequence ATGAAAATGTTTAAACGTATTACAATAGCAGCTTTATCTACAGTTGCAGCAGTAGGATTCACATTTGGTAGTATTTCATCAACTAAAGCAGCTTCATCAAACAAGATTGTTGTAGCTGGATCAACTGCATTACTTCCAGTTACACAACAAGCTGCAAAAGAATTTAAGCGTTCTAATCCGAAAGTATCGATCTCTGTTTCAGGTTCATCTTCTGTTGCTGGTCCTCAATCTGTATTAAGAGGTTCTGCAACAATTGGAGCAGTGGACTGGGATGCTACAAAATCAGTTCCTGGTTTCAGCGCATTCAAAGGATTAAAAGCTCATAAAATTGCTGTCATTCCTTTTGCAACAATCGTTAACAAATCTAATCCTGTTAAAAACTTAACATCTTCACAATTACAAGGTATTTTCTCTGGTAAAATCACAAACTGGAAACAAGTAGGCGGTAAAAATGCAACAATCGTTGTAGTTAACCGTAAATTTGGTTCTGGTACACGCGTAAACTATCAAATGAAAGCCTTAAACGGTAAAAGTTTTATGACTAAAGGTAACTATAAAGAAGTAGGGAAAAGCGGAGAAATGGTTACTTCTGTATCTACAAATCCAAATGCAATTGGTTATGTAGACTTAGCATATGTTAAAGGCAATATCAAAGCTGTTAATTTTAATGGTGTTGCAGCAACAACTTCTAACGTGATCAACGGTAAGTATAAAGTATGGAGCTATGGTTACCTTGTTACGAAAGGAAATCCCACTGGCGCTAATGCAAAATACATTAAATATGTTCAAAGTAGCAAATTCCAAAACGGTTCTTTAAAGAAACTAAAATTCATCCCAGTTAGCAAAATGAAATAA
- the pstC gene encoding phosphate ABC transporter permease subunit PstC, whose protein sequence is MAKIEYELQEPKLLINKDKIVKEKVYVQNQLFKIFCLLSVLFLGFILLSIIVFIGKTGLLVFKDVSLKEFFFSTTWEPFEEKYGAASFILGTLELTGLTLLLAAPISITVAIFTAEIAPNWLKKILRPILDLLVGIPSIVYGYLGLTLLIPFIRKVTGTMMGDGLLAAAIVLTIMVLPTISRISDDAITAVSSELREASYALGATRMQTIFRVVIPHASSGVLTAIILGMARAIGETMAVVMVIGNTPQLATDLLTPTAVLTSNIVNQIIDVEFDSTWNYALYMMAFLLLILSNVLIFIIRKLRTKGV, encoded by the coding sequence ATGGCGAAAATAGAGTATGAGCTACAAGAACCTAAACTTTTAATCAATAAAGACAAGATTGTAAAAGAAAAGGTCTATGTACAAAACCAATTGTTTAAGATATTTTGCTTACTAAGCGTATTATTTCTAGGATTTATCCTTCTATCAATCATCGTATTTATTGGAAAAACAGGATTATTAGTTTTTAAAGATGTGTCACTAAAAGAATTCTTTTTTTCAACTACTTGGGAACCTTTTGAAGAAAAATATGGAGCAGCATCTTTTATTCTAGGTACTTTAGAATTAACAGGTTTAACGCTTTTACTCGCTGCACCTATTTCGATTACTGTTGCGATCTTTACTGCTGAAATAGCACCCAATTGGCTCAAAAAAATCCTTCGACCAATTTTAGATTTATTAGTTGGCATTCCATCCATCGTATACGGATACTTAGGTTTAACATTACTTATTCCATTTATAAGAAAAGTGACAGGGACGATGATGGGAGATGGATTGTTAGCAGCAGCTATTGTTTTAACGATCATGGTTTTACCTACGATTTCACGAATAAGTGATGATGCAATTACTGCCGTATCTTCTGAATTAAGAGAGGCTAGTTATGCATTAGGTGCAACCAGAATGCAAACAATTTTTAGAGTAGTGATCCCTCATGCAAGCTCAGGGGTATTAACGGCAATAATTTTAGGGATGGCTCGTGCAATAGGTGAAACAATGGCTGTCGTGATGGTAATTGGAAACACCCCACAACTAGCTACTGATTTATTAACACCAACAGCAGTACTTACTAGCAATATAGTGAACCAAATTATAGATGTAGAGTTTGATTCTACTTGGAATTACGCTCTGTATATGATGGCATTTTTACTACTGATTCTTTCAAATGTACTAATTTTTATTATTAGAAAACTTCGTACCAAAGGAGTATAA
- the pstA gene encoding phosphate ABC transporter permease PstA gives MNRSLPNKLYKNVNGIKDKVFTILLWAVTFLIFMLILGLLFYILSKGLPKITPSFLIDLPDEIEKGGGVGPFLFNSFYVLVISLMISIPIGIGSGIYLAEYAPKNRFTEFIRTCVESLASVPSIVFGLFGYMLFVDLFDIGLTILGAGVTLSLLNLPVITSVTEEAIHAVDHELREASLAMGATKSQTIVKIVIPAALTGILSGISLATCRGFGESALILLVGGTGTSGEMWDWSLFSQGGTLPVQLWYVQSEALVEDAPQIAQKASALLVLITLLLSLVIRFPVWIRDFRFKKSSTKNNK, from the coding sequence ATGAATAGAAGTTTACCTAATAAATTATATAAGAATGTGAATGGGATTAAAGATAAAGTATTTACCATTTTATTATGGGCTGTCACATTCCTTATCTTTATGCTTATTCTAGGGTTACTATTTTATATTTTATCGAAAGGGTTACCTAAAATTACGCCTAGCTTTTTAATTGATTTACCAGATGAAATTGAAAAAGGTGGAGGGGTAGGACCATTTCTATTTAACTCATTTTATGTGTTAGTTATTTCTCTCATGATTTCCATCCCTATTGGAATTGGTTCAGGTATTTACTTGGCAGAATATGCACCAAAAAACCGATTTACAGAATTTATAAGAACTTGTGTGGAAAGCCTAGCTTCAGTACCTTCCATCGTATTTGGTCTGTTTGGTTATATGCTATTTGTGGATCTATTTGATATCGGTTTAACGATTTTAGGAGCGGGTGTTACACTCTCTTTACTAAATTTACCTGTTATTACATCCGTAACAGAAGAAGCTATTCATGCAGTAGATCATGAATTAAGAGAAGCATCCCTTGCAATGGGTGCAACCAAATCACAAACAATCGTGAAAATTGTCATTCCCGCTGCTTTAACGGGAATTTTGAGTGGGATAAGTCTTGCTACTTGTCGTGGATTTGGAGAATCCGCGTTAATCTTATTGGTTGGAGGTACAGGAACTTCTGGTGAGATGTGGGATTGGAGTCTATTTTCTCAAGGAGGAACTTTACCTGTTCAATTATGGTATGTTCAATCTGAAGCACTTGTGGAGGATGCACCTCAGATCGCTCAAAAAGCATCTGCCTTGTTGGTGCTAATTACACTACTATTGAGTTTAGTAATTAGATTCCCAGTATGGATTAGAGATTTTCGTTTTAAAAAAAGTTCTACAAAGAACAATAAATAA
- a CDS encoding DUF1648 domain-containing protein produces MDYWRELKVQKSWERPKITISKTKSEWVWDVIGYSIFIGSIIIILFNWNLLPEKVPAHYNALGEVDRYGSKWELLILPCIGIFIMIFLQVLERHPEFHNYPSRLNESNVEQFYLNSRKILNKIKNICLIIFSCIIVESISISLGWGIGFGKWFLPIAFLCTVIPIILGMIGQRKIQ; encoded by the coding sequence ATGGATTATTGGAGGGAGTTAAAAGTGCAAAAATCGTGGGAAAGACCGAAAATAACTATCTCAAAAACGAAAAGTGAGTGGGTTTGGGATGTAATTGGTTATAGTATTTTTATAGGATCAATAATTATAATACTCTTCAATTGGAACTTACTTCCTGAAAAAGTGCCAGCACATTATAATGCGCTTGGTGAAGTGGATCGCTATGGATCCAAATGGGAACTTTTGATTTTACCATGTATAGGTATTTTTATCATGATTTTTTTACAAGTATTAGAAAGACATCCTGAGTTCCATAATTATCCTAGTCGATTAAATGAATCAAATGTAGAACAGTTTTATTTAAATAGCCGAAAAATTTTAAATAAAATAAAAAATATTTGTTTAATCATTTTTTCTTGTATCATAGTAGAATCTATTTCGATATCATTAGGTTGGGGAATTGGATTTGGAAAGTGGTTTTTACCAATCGCTTTTCTATGTACTGTCATTCCAATTATTTTAGGAATGATTGGGCAGAGGAAGATTCAATAG
- a CDS encoding GntR family transcriptional regulator — translation MKLDVNSEVPIFQQVAEIISNEILNKHILEGEQVPSTNEIAEFYQINPATARKGLNILVEDEILIKKRGIGMFVKEGASQKILTQRKNEFYQHFLMPLLEEANRLGISLEEVKQLIDKQGE, via the coding sequence TTGAAATTAGATGTAAATAGTGAAGTGCCAATTTTCCAACAAGTAGCTGAAATCATTTCAAATGAAATATTGAATAAACATATTCTTGAAGGGGAGCAAGTACCCTCTACAAATGAAATTGCGGAATTTTATCAGATTAATCCAGCTACTGCACGAAAAGGATTAAATATATTGGTTGAAGATGAAATCTTAATTAAAAAAAGGGGAATCGGGATGTTTGTAAAAGAAGGTGCAAGCCAAAAAATTCTGACGCAAAGAAAAAATGAATTTTATCAACATTTTTTAATGCCTTTGTTAGAAGAAGCAAACCGTTTGGGAATATCGCTTGAAGAAGTAAAACAACTTATCGATAAGCAGGGGGAATAA